A window of the Anaerolineae bacterium genome harbors these coding sequences:
- the ruvC gene encoding crossover junction endodeoxyribonuclease RuvC, producing the protein MRVLGIDPGTAITGYGVVEERAGELSLVECGVIRTSPDAGLPARLKEIYQAVQGLIARSAPAAVAIEALFFNTNVRTAFAVGQARGVCLLAAAQAHLPVYEYTPLQVKQAVVGYGRAEKQQIQEMVRLMLRLEDIPRPDDAADAVAIAICHHHMWRMQALTDAALHETE; encoded by the coding sequence TTGCGGGTGCTGGGCATTGACCCGGGCACGGCCATCACCGGTTACGGCGTGGTGGAGGAACGGGCCGGCGAGCTTTCCCTGGTGGAATGCGGGGTGATCCGCACGTCCCCGGATGCCGGACTGCCGGCCCGGCTGAAGGAAATTTATCAGGCCGTGCAGGGATTGATCGCCCGATCGGCGCCGGCGGCTGTGGCGATCGAGGCGCTCTTCTTCAACACCAATGTGCGCACAGCGTTCGCCGTGGGGCAGGCCAGAGGGGTCTGCCTGCTGGCGGCGGCGCAAGCGCACCTGCCGGTCTATGAGTATACACCCCTGCAGGTCAAGCAGGCCGTGGTCGGCTATGGGCGCGCCGAAAAACAGCAGATTCAGGAGATGGTGCGCCTGATGCTTCGGCTGGAAGATATCCCGCGCCCGGATGATGCGGCCGATGCCGTCGCCATCGCCATCTGCCACCATCACATGTGGCGGATGCAGGCGCTAACCGACGCCGCACTGCACGAAACCGAGTAG
- a CDS encoding YebC/PmpR family DNA-binding transcriptional regulator: MSGHSKWSTIKRKKGAQDAKRGQLFTKLGKEIEIAAREGADPEFNFKLRMVIEKAKAANMPRENIERAIRRGAGLEKGAAALEELVYEGYGPNGVALMMSVVTDNRNRAVAEIRRLLARSGGSLGESGCVAWLFDQKGFITVPLDGQDPDEVAMMAIDAGAEDVNISDDVVEVYTKPDELHKVREALQSAGLQVENAQLLMKPKSTITLDEEAALKTLRLIEALEELDDVQEVYSNLELTDELLAKYEEQG, from the coding sequence ATGTCGGGACATTCGAAATGGTCGACCATTAAGCGGAAGAAGGGCGCCCAGGACGCCAAGCGCGGGCAGTTGTTCACCAAGCTGGGCAAGGAGATTGAAATCGCCGCCCGCGAGGGGGCCGACCCCGAGTTCAACTTCAAACTGCGCATGGTGATTGAGAAAGCCAAGGCCGCCAACATGCCGCGCGAGAACATCGAGCGGGCCATCCGGCGCGGCGCCGGCCTGGAAAAGGGCGCGGCGGCCCTGGAGGAGCTGGTGTACGAAGGTTACGGTCCCAACGGGGTGGCCCTGATGATGAGCGTGGTCACTGACAACCGCAACCGGGCGGTGGCGGAGATCCGCCGGCTCCTGGCCCGCAGTGGCGGAAGCTTGGGCGAATCGGGCTGTGTGGCGTGGCTCTTCGACCAAAAGGGATTTATCACCGTGCCCTTGGACGGCCAGGACCCCGACGAAGTAGCGATGATGGCCATTGACGCCGGCGCAGAGGACGTGAACATCAGCGACGACGTGGTGGAAGTATACACCAAGCCGGACGAGCTTCATAAGGTGCGTGAGGCCCTGCAGTCCGCCGGCCTGCAGGTGGAAAACGCCCAGCTCCTGATGAAGCCCAAGTCCACCATCACCCTGGATGAAGAAGCCGCGTTAAAAACCCTGCGCCTCATCGAGGCCCTTGAAGAGCTGGACGACGTGCAGGAAGTGTATTCCAACCTGGAGCTGACGGACGAACTGCTGGCCAAGTACGAGGAGCAGGGATAA
- the cobO gene encoding cob(I)yrinic acid a,c-diamide adenosyltransferase: protein MPLEKGLVQVYTGDGKGKTTAALGLALRAAGHGLRVHIVQFMKGWMESGEQQAVAYLPTVTLARFGRRGFVHPKHPRPEDFAQARLALEEGRRAMHSGEVDILILDEAITALSFGLLSLDDILKLLDERPPHMELVLTGRDAPEELCRRADLVTEMYARKHPFEQGIEARRGIEY, encoded by the coding sequence ATGCCGCTGGAAAAGGGGTTGGTGCAGGTATACACCGGGGACGGGAAGGGCAAGACAACCGCCGCGCTGGGACTGGCCCTGCGCGCCGCCGGCCACGGCCTGCGGGTGCACATCGTGCAGTTCATGAAAGGATGGATGGAATCCGGCGAACAGCAGGCGGTGGCGTACCTGCCGACCGTCACCCTGGCGCGTTTTGGCCGCCGCGGGTTTGTGCATCCCAAGCATCCCCGCCCGGAGGACTTCGCGCAGGCGCGGCTGGCGCTGGAGGAGGGCCGGCGAGCTATGCACAGCGGGGAGGTGGATATCCTCATCCTGGACGAGGCCATCACCGCCCTGTCGTTCGGCCTGCTCTCCCTGGACGATATCCTGAAACTGCTGGATGAACGGCCGCCGCATATGGAGCTGGTGCTGACCGGGCGCGATGCGCCGGAGGAGCTGTGCCGGCGCGCCGACCTGGTGACCGAGATGTACGCCCGCAAACACCCGTTCGAGCAGGGCATCGAGGCCCGGCGCGGCATCGAGTATTGA